Proteins encoded in a region of the Solanum dulcamara chromosome 9, daSolDulc1.2, whole genome shotgun sequence genome:
- the LOC129902333 gene encoding protein BASIC PENTACYSTEINE6 encodes MDDSGNRDNGRHKPPQGQWLMQHQPSMKQIMAIMAERDAAIQERNLALSEKKAALAERDMAILQRDSAIAERNNAIMERDSAIATLQYRENSMTGGQIVRGVKHMHHPQQHVHHQSHMGEPTYDPRDMHMVEAIPVSPPAPEPTKPHRNKRAKEPKAPTGSKKTPKASKKVKRETEDLNQTTFGKSQEWKGAQEMVGASDDLNRQLAVSKPDWKDQDLGLNQVAFDETTMPVPVCSCTGVLRPCYKWGNGGWQSSCCTTNLSMYPLPAVPNKRHARIGGRKMSGSAFTKLLSRLAAEGHDLSNPVDLKNNWAKHGTNRYITIK; translated from the exons ATGGATGACAGTGGGAATCGTGATAATGGAAGGCATAAACCGCCTCAGGGTCAG TGGTTGATGCAGCATCAGCCATCGATGAAGCAGATAATGGCCATCATGGCAGAAAGAGATGCCGCCATACAAGAGAGGAATCTGGCCCTTTCTGAAAAAAAGGCTGCCTTGGCAGAGCGTGACATGGCTATCCTGCAGCGGGATTCAGCAATAGCAGAACGAAATAATGCCATCATGGAGCGGGATAGTGCCATTGCTACTCTTCAGTATCGAGAAAACTCTATGACTGGTGGTCAGATTGTCCGTGGAGTGAAACATATGCACCATCCTCAACAACATGTACATCATCAGTCACATATGGGAGAACCAACATATGACCCCAGAGATATGCACATGGTTGAAGCCATACCAGTTTCACCACCTGCTCCGGAGCCAACAAAGCCCCATCGGAACAAAAGAGCTAAAGAGCCAAAGGCACCCACAGGTTCCAAGAAGACTCCAAAAGCATCGAAGAAAGTAAAAAGGGAAACTGAAGATCTTAACCAAACAACATTTGGCAAGTCTCAGGAGTGGAAGGGTGCACAAGAGATGGTCGGGGCAAGCGATGACCTTAACAGACAGTTAGCTGTGTCAAAACCCGACTGGAAGGATCAGGACCTTGGGCTCAACCAAGTGGCTTTCGATGAAACAACCATGCCAGTTCCAGTTTGTTCATGCACCGGAGTCTTAAGACCTTGCTACAAATGGGGAAATGGAGGCTGGCAATCTTCATGTTGCACGACCAATTTGTCGATGTATCCACTACCAGCTGTTCCCAACAAACGACATGCTCGAATTGGTGGTAGAAAAATGAGTGGAAGTGCATTCACCAAGCTGCTTAGTCGCCTGGCAGCAGAAGGCCATGATCTATCAAATCCAGTCGATCTTAAGAACAACTGGGCAAAGCATGGGACAAATCGCTACATCACCATCAAGTAG